In the genome of Carnobacterium viridans, one region contains:
- a CDS encoding AAA family ATPase: protein MNEISIDLSTQPCPTFNLQHNSELIIQNKNFIFGKNGSGKSTLSSIILNQFQHEYEVRIFTGFDNILVDNKLNAVVLGEENIEIKKEIKNLDKEISSLTEQETTLLSEFRSLNWKPEYEENGILKNNLYVKAIDVEQKYKIKSREIDKFYQDIARKLKQRTNPQITKTTYYKNDFIKDVPRAKELSPDELKRCITVLREQAKPEVSVPIINTFDLKKILDRTNELIQYHLEEAVIIDELKDNPERKAFADQGRKIHHSGENCAFCGNTYTAERSQKLEGYFSGSVIRDYQETINSFVLELNGKISHINDMEFLDTIDFYSSFINEVEQYNSILKEKQQEIKIFLETLLSLVQDRQVHIFDTKDTISISIPDNLDTQMELINQLVLKNNKFTGNLETEHHKNMEQVRLHYVFVNLNLKEEYKVKWKGYEIEIFELDKLKQDCVTVQDELEIKKHSILGNEIKPELGTLYYIKEQLSTKENAKVKLLQQTRNTSKLAENINTKLRGVGKHNLQLELQKESDEIEYYLVKDLENGVRPIDQVSTGEKNIIAFLYFIESLSVSKHPSKKIIIFDDPMNSNDDTMQYLIITELQKLYQGKNREKFNPVSDYFICLTHNAHFYLNVQPQGYFKEKKKDPNDETKLIEVSKYDKNNFFWITNGKFHRIMSEKEDLTTHYEILWMELKSLYESDLLNSMLNSMRRIIETYTKFNKINPQKFYKDKEEQQKLFNVNSHSIDDLSAELVGKTKEETLNLFLQLFIDNDAEAHFNSYWKK from the coding sequence ATGAATGAAATTTCTATTGATTTATCGACACAACCTTGTCCAACTTTTAATCTTCAACATAATTCAGAATTAATTATTCAGAATAAAAACTTTATATTTGGAAAAAATGGGTCAGGTAAATCAACACTGAGTTCAATAATTCTAAATCAGTTTCAACATGAATATGAAGTGCGCATTTTTACAGGTTTTGATAATATTTTAGTAGACAATAAGTTGAATGCAGTAGTTCTAGGTGAAGAAAATATAGAAATAAAAAAAGAAATAAAGAATTTAGACAAAGAGATTTCCTCACTTACAGAACAAGAAACTACATTATTGAGTGAATTTAGAAGTTTGAATTGGAAACCAGAATATGAAGAAAATGGTATCCTCAAAAATAATTTATACGTTAAAGCAATTGATGTAGAACAAAAATATAAAATTAAAAGTCGTGAAATAGATAAATTTTATCAAGATATTGCTAGAAAATTGAAGCAACGAACCAATCCACAAATCACAAAGACTACATACTACAAAAATGATTTTATTAAGGACGTTCCTAGAGCTAAAGAATTGAGTCCTGATGAATTGAAACGTTGTATTACTGTCCTTAGAGAACAGGCAAAACCGGAAGTTTCAGTACCAATTATTAATACCTTTGATCTAAAAAAAATTTTAGATAGAACAAATGAATTAATTCAATATCATTTAGAAGAAGCGGTCATCATTGATGAACTTAAGGATAATCCTGAAAGAAAAGCGTTTGCTGACCAAGGACGAAAAATTCATCATTCTGGTGAGAACTGTGCATTTTGTGGAAATACTTACACAGCAGAACGTTCTCAAAAATTAGAAGGTTATTTTTCTGGATCAGTAATCAGAGATTATCAAGAAACAATTAATAGCTTTGTATTGGAATTAAATGGAAAAATATCACATATTAATGATATGGAATTTCTTGATACCATTGATTTTTATAGTTCTTTTATCAATGAGGTTGAACAGTATAACAGTATATTGAAAGAAAAACAGCAAGAAATCAAAATTTTCTTGGAGACTTTACTTTCTTTGGTACAAGACAGACAAGTACATATTTTTGATACTAAGGATACTATATCAATCAGTATTCCTGATAATTTAGATACTCAAATGGAACTAATTAATCAACTAGTATTAAAAAATAACAAATTTACTGGAAATCTTGAAACAGAGCATCACAAAAACATGGAACAAGTTCGTTTGCATTATGTTTTTGTTAACCTAAATCTTAAAGAGGAATACAAAGTTAAATGGAAAGGATATGAAATTGAAATATTTGAGTTGGATAAACTAAAACAAGATTGTGTGACAGTACAAGATGAACTTGAAATTAAAAAACATTCTATTTTGGGCAATGAAATAAAACCTGAACTGGGAACTTTATATTATATAAAAGAACAACTTAGTACTAAGGAAAATGCAAAAGTTAAGTTACTTCAACAAACTAGAAATACAAGTAAGCTCGCTGAAAACATCAATACAAAATTGAGAGGGGTAGGTAAACATAATTTACAATTAGAACTACAAAAAGAATCAGATGAAATTGAGTACTACTTAGTAAAAGATTTAGAAAATGGAGTAAGGCCAATTGACCAAGTGTCTACTGGTGAAAAAAATATTATTGCCTTTTTATATTTTATTGAGAGTCTAAGTGTATCTAAACATCCTAGTAAAAAGATAATAATATTTGATGATCCAATGAATTCTAATGATGATACTATGCAATATCTTATAATTACTGAGCTACAAAAACTCTATCAAGGAAAAAATAGAGAAAAATTTAATCCTGTCAGCGATTACTTTATTTGTTTAACTCATAATGCACATTTTTATTTAAATGTTCAGCCTCAAGGATACTTTAAGGAAAAGAAAAAAGATCCTAATGATGAAACTAAGCTAATCGAAGTTTCTAAATATGATAAAAATAATTTTTTTTGGATAACAAATGGTAAGTTTCATAGAATCATGTCTGAGAAGGAAGATTTAACTACTCACTATGAAATTTTATGGATGGAACTCAAAAGCTTGTATGAGAGTGATTTGCTTAATTCAATGCTTAATTCAATGCGACGTATTATAGAAACCTATACAAAATTTAATAAGATTAATCCTCAAAAATTTTATAAAGATAAGGAAGAGCAGCAAAAACTTTTCAATGTTAACTCACACTCTATTGACGATTTGTCTGCTGAATTAGTTGGGAAGACAAAGGAAGAGACTTTGAATCTATTTTTGCAATTATTTATTGATAATGATGCAGAAGCTCATTTCAATAGCTATTGGAAGAAATAA
- a CDS encoding DEAD/DEAH box helicase → MSYFSSNYISMKYPLSDYSCDGQGLRNAQVGAIHALGAYFTTKKEPVLLSMPTGTGKTAVIMMAPYLLGVSKVLVVTPTVLVRSQIAQNFSSLKILKQIGVFEKEVGPPIICELKHKYTDDYKKNIESADVVVATPGCALSLSENQDTKKIFDLVIIDEAHHEPAKTWREVLLNNPEAKQVLFTATPFRRDKKEIKANHIYNYPLSRAYKDGVFGAINFIPVELKEDEDKDIILAKKGEEIFFRDKANGLEHAMMVRCKSKKEATHLSNLYKNHTLLKLEIVNSSKSRQEVLKIIDQLSNQEINGVICVDMMAEGFDFPNLKIAVIHDPHKSLATTLQFIGRFARTNQERLIGEASFIAVNDEQFALENKKLFSTDSIWQEIIIDLSEERINQDIESQEYFKSYDNQLLSTNNQEFSLHSLYTNFHARIYYAKSFNLNAKFPDLRMKIENINVSEDDQTIVVVTSSKQLPRWSTVDGIYYNLEYNTVLIHYQKKNNLLFINSHLKSESIYDAIAIAYCGEDNYEKITLSNIHKVLSGVKNHEIFNSGLANRLSEGETYKISAGSDVSKAIDVDSGKMYSPGHVFCKAEEADTQITIGYSSGSKIWSSKYGSIQEMVKWFDLNGDKISNQQVKVKTNTNYDNLPMPTEMKKFPKDIFMWDFNVQSYRKPHNLLISEGDISTSTILDVDISIESVKTLEILLRVSLGGKSYNIVRNINGKYKCFIEGEFFIMVGREAMPLSVYLNQFPLSFYTSSLALISGNEISRYDYNLPAFDMNKIISIDWKSYNTDITMEIKTNKYKGDKNSLQDTIGEKLIENNTYDYIVFDHGSGEIADYISIEILKTQIIVSFYHAKAKSSVNFNSSVGDVYEVLGQSIKSLIWLKSKSIFLAKLRDRQRSGHSVFIKGEIKYLEQALKDNIPMRGKIIACQPGLTSNENLPDKIGEVLSATNMKIKNSATTKDFYVWGS, encoded by the coding sequence ATGAGCTATTTTTCAAGTAACTATATTTCAATGAAGTATCCTTTAAGTGATTACAGTTGTGATGGTCAGGGATTAAGAAATGCTCAAGTAGGAGCTATTCATGCTTTGGGAGCATACTTCACTACAAAAAAAGAGCCTGTTCTATTATCGATGCCAACTGGTACAGGTAAGACAGCAGTTATAATGATGGCGCCATATCTTTTAGGAGTTAGTAAAGTATTAGTGGTGACTCCCACGGTGTTAGTTCGTTCTCAAATTGCACAAAATTTTTCGAGTCTAAAAATTTTAAAGCAAATTGGAGTTTTTGAAAAAGAAGTAGGGCCACCCATAATTTGCGAACTAAAACATAAGTATACAGATGACTATAAAAAGAATATTGAAAGTGCTGATGTAGTTGTCGCGACTCCCGGTTGTGCTTTGTCTTTATCAGAAAATCAAGATACGAAAAAAATATTTGATTTAGTTATTATTGATGAAGCTCACCACGAACCCGCTAAAACATGGAGAGAAGTGTTATTAAATAACCCTGAAGCAAAACAAGTGCTATTTACTGCAACCCCTTTCAGAAGAGATAAAAAGGAAATAAAAGCAAATCATATTTACAATTATCCTTTATCTCGAGCATACAAAGATGGAGTTTTTGGCGCAATCAATTTTATTCCAGTTGAATTAAAAGAAGATGAAGATAAAGATATTATATTAGCGAAGAAAGGCGAAGAAATTTTTTTTAGAGACAAAGCTAATGGCTTAGAGCACGCGATGATGGTTAGATGCAAATCAAAAAAAGAGGCTACCCATTTATCTAATTTATATAAGAACCATACTTTATTAAAGTTAGAAATTGTTAATAGCTCGAAAAGCCGTCAAGAAGTTTTAAAAATTATTGATCAACTTTCGAATCAGGAAATCAATGGAGTTATTTGTGTAGACATGATGGCTGAAGGGTTCGATTTTCCTAATTTAAAAATTGCAGTTATACATGACCCTCATAAATCTTTGGCTACTACTTTACAATTCATAGGTCGATTTGCTCGTACCAATCAAGAAAGATTAATTGGCGAAGCAAGTTTTATAGCTGTAAATGATGAACAATTTGCTTTAGAGAATAAAAAGCTATTTTCAACGGATTCTATTTGGCAAGAAATAATAATTGACTTAAGTGAGGAAAGAATTAATCAAGATATAGAAAGTCAAGAATACTTTAAAAGCTATGACAATCAACTATTATCGACGAACAATCAAGAGTTCTCGCTACACAGTTTGTATACTAACTTTCATGCTAGAATTTATTATGCAAAATCTTTCAATCTTAATGCCAAATTCCCAGACTTACGGATGAAAATAGAAAATATTAATGTTAGTGAAGATGATCAAACAATTGTTGTGGTTACTTCAAGTAAGCAATTGCCAAGGTGGAGTACAGTGGATGGAATCTATTATAATTTAGAATATAATACTGTTCTTATCCATTATCAGAAAAAAAATAATTTACTATTTATAAATTCCCATTTAAAATCAGAAAGTATATATGATGCTATTGCAATTGCTTATTGTGGCGAAGATAATTATGAAAAAATTACATTGAGTAATATACATAAAGTGCTAAGTGGTGTAAAAAATCATGAAATCTTTAACTCAGGTTTAGCTAATCGATTGTCTGAGGGCGAAACATATAAAATTAGTGCGGGTTCTGATGTTAGTAAAGCTATTGATGTTGACAGTGGAAAAATGTATTCCCCAGGTCATGTATTTTGTAAAGCTGAGGAAGCAGATACTCAAATAACCATAGGGTATAGTAGTGGATCAAAAATTTGGAGTAGTAAATATGGAAGTATTCAAGAGATGGTTAAATGGTTTGATTTGAATGGTGACAAAATTTCAAATCAACAGGTTAAGGTGAAGACAAATACTAATTACGATAACCTTCCAATGCCAACTGAAATGAAAAAGTTCCCAAAAGATATTTTTATGTGGGATTTTAATGTCCAAAGCTATAGAAAGCCGCATAATTTACTGATTTCTGAAGGAGATATATCGACTTCTACAATTTTGGATGTTGATATTTCTATTGAATCAGTAAAAACATTAGAAATTTTGCTGAGGGTTAGCTTAGGTGGAAAAAGCTACAATATAGTAAGGAATATTAATGGCAAATATAAATGCTTTATAGAAGGGGAGTTTTTTATAATGGTTGGAAGAGAAGCAATGCCATTATCTGTTTATCTGAATCAATTCCCATTGTCATTTTATACAAGTTCGTTAGCTCTCATTTCAGGAAATGAAATTAGCAGATATGATTATAATTTGCCTGCGTTTGATATGAATAAGATTATTTCCATCGACTGGAAAAGTTACAATACAGATATTACTATGGAAATTAAGACTAATAAATATAAAGGAGATAAAAATTCTTTACAAGATACGATAGGTGAGAAGCTTATTGAGAATAATACCTATGATTATATAGTTTTTGATCATGGTTCTGGTGAAATTGCTGACTATATCTCGATAGAAATTTTGAAAACACAAATTATTGTTTCTTTCTATCATGCAAAAGCTAAAAGTTCAGTAAATTTTAATTCATCTGTTGGAGATGTGTACGAAGTTTTAGGTCAATCAATAAAGTCCTTGATTTGGTTAAAAAGTAAGTCTATATTTTTGGCTAAGCTCAGAGATAGGCAGAGAAGTGGACATAGTGTATTTATTAAAGGAGAAATTAAATATTTAGAACAAGCTTTGAAAGATAATATACCTATGCGTGGAAAAATTATTGCTTGTCAACCAGGTTTAACAAGCAATGAAAATTTACCAGACAAAATCGGGGAAGTATTAAGTGCTACAAATATGAAAATAAAAAATTCTGCCACAACTAAAGATTTCTATGTTTGGGGGAGTTAG
- a CDS encoding SRPBCC domain-containing protein → MENNPNSGRIDTVSKVIDASPQTLYQAFMDSNSLVKWLPPEGMRGEISLFEPVVGGRVQLTLTYEDEHATQGKTTENSDTLEGTFVELIPNQKIVEAGVFESDDSAFAGNMVMTWYFEELEQGAKVTIVAENVPKGIKKDDHIDGLNSTLENLERFAKKS, encoded by the coding sequence ATGGAAAACAATCCGAATAGTGGAAGGATTGACACTGTCTCAAAAGTAATTGATGCTTCGCCACAAACACTTTATCAAGCATTTATGGATTCGAATTCTTTAGTTAAATGGTTGCCTCCGGAAGGTATGAGAGGAGAAATAAGCCTGTTTGAACCAGTAGTAGGTGGGAGAGTTCAATTAACACTCACTTATGAGGATGAACATGCCACTCAAGGGAAAACAACTGAAAACTCAGATACTTTAGAAGGTACCTTTGTTGAATTGATACCCAATCAGAAAATCGTTGAGGCTGGTGTATTTGAGTCAGATGATTCTGCCTTTGCAGGGAATATGGTGATGACTTGGTACTTTGAAGAATTAGAACAAGGGGCGAAGGTAACGATTGTCGCTGAAAATGTCCCTAAAGGCATCAAAAAGGACGATCACATTGATGGGTTGAATTCCACACTAGAAAACCTGGAACGTTTTGCAAAGAAAAGTTAG
- a CDS encoding GNAT family N-acetyltransferase, with protein sequence MKQETILRKMIPEDYDSILVLVINTWDYRSWVPNNLVAPMADFFLSDLLLESDDVFVAQIGDDIVGIVATGLVDQTNIQKISTRKNISSLEKILRITEPDSIFLKYIQTLEINEFLLEKSQKNYDAGLNLLIVKEEFKGLGIGGLLYNHFYDYLKQHQAENFYLFTDNSSDYQYYEHKGLSRVAEKKYYWEPGNNDTLEIYYLYEGKLNLSD encoded by the coding sequence ATGAAACAAGAAACTATCTTAAGAAAGATGATACCTGAGGATTATGATTCTATTTTGGTTTTAGTGATTAACACTTGGGATTATCGGTCATGGGTCCCAAACAATTTGGTAGCCCCAATGGCCGATTTTTTTCTAAGTGATCTATTACTAGAATCAGACGATGTTTTTGTTGCTCAAATAGGTGACGACATAGTAGGAATTGTAGCAACCGGATTAGTAGACCAAACCAATATTCAGAAAATCAGTACTAGGAAGAATATTTCTTCATTGGAAAAAATATTACGCATTACTGAACCTGATTCGATCTTTTTGAAATACATTCAAACGCTGGAAATCAATGAATTCCTTTTAGAAAAAAGCCAGAAAAATTATGACGCCGGTTTAAATTTGCTTATCGTGAAAGAAGAATTTAAAGGATTGGGTATTGGTGGACTGTTGTATAATCATTTTTATGATTACCTTAAACAACACCAAGCAGAAAACTTCTATTTGTTTACCGACAATTCTTCTGATTATCAATACTATGAACACAAGGGTCTATCCCGCGTAGCTGAGAAAAAATATTATTGGGAACCAGGAAATAATGATACCTTAGAAATTTACTATCTATATGAAGGAAAACTAAACTTATCCGACTAA
- a CDS encoding YeiH family protein yields MYTQMKNNRSVLPGLMISILISLISQYLTNFIPNLGAALIAIFLGILLGNTFLNKPYLKRGTKFSEKTLLEWSIVLNGMILDFQIIKQVGSAGFIFVILQMVLTILFAYWIGRTMKFNKKMSLLMGAGNAVCGSSAIGTVSPVIEADKKDKAMSITIVNVMGTLLMVLLPILSSVLYQNEVVQTSALIGGTVQSIGQVVASAKLVSTDVTNLSIVFKLMRVLLIVGVALCFSKLNTKEEESLFSKTTTSSTSEVKKNSSLMTVPWFIIGFFILFMLRSFLPLPSLMIHSSEVISNQFEITALAAIGLQVKFSDILKEGPRTMLYGLLISFFQIVLAVVLITWLF; encoded by the coding sequence ATGTATACTCAAATGAAAAATAACCGTTCCGTCTTACCTGGTTTAATGATCAGCATCCTAATTTCACTCATCAGTCAGTATTTGACCAACTTTATACCGAATCTAGGTGCAGCACTGATTGCTATTTTTCTAGGTATCCTTTTAGGAAATACTTTTTTGAACAAACCTTATTTGAAAAGAGGAACTAAATTTTCCGAAAAAACACTCTTAGAGTGGTCGATCGTATTAAACGGCATGATTTTAGATTTTCAAATCATCAAGCAAGTTGGTTCTGCCGGATTTATTTTTGTGATTCTCCAAATGGTCTTGACGATATTATTTGCTTATTGGATTGGTCGAACTATGAAGTTTAATAAAAAGATGTCTTTATTGATGGGTGCGGGTAATGCAGTATGTGGCTCTTCTGCTATCGGAACCGTTTCTCCGGTGATTGAAGCTGATAAGAAAGATAAAGCCATGTCTATTACTATAGTCAATGTTATGGGGACGCTATTGATGGTCTTATTGCCTATCCTCTCTTCTGTTCTGTATCAAAATGAAGTCGTTCAAACATCTGCTCTGATCGGAGGAACAGTCCAATCTATCGGACAAGTCGTTGCTTCAGCTAAGCTGGTCAGTACGGACGTAACTAATTTATCCATTGTCTTTAAACTCATGAGAGTTCTCCTCATCGTTGGTGTAGCCTTATGCTTCAGCAAATTGAATACCAAAGAGGAAGAATCGCTATTTTCTAAAACGACTACCAGCTCAACTTCTGAAGTGAAAAAGAATTCTAGTCTAATGACTGTTCCTTGGTTTATTATCGGCTTCTTCATTTTGTTCATGCTTAGAAGCTTTCTGCCTTTGCCTTCCCTAATGATCCACAGCTCGGAAGTCATCAGCAACCAATTTGAGATTACTGCTTTAGCTGCAATTGGCTTACAGGTCAAGTTCTCAGATATCTTAAAAGAAGGACCTCGAACTATGTTGTACGGTTTACTGATCAGCTTCTTTCAAATCGTATTGGCTGTTGTATTAATTACTTGGCTGTTCTGA